The Artemia franciscana unplaced genomic scaffold, ASM3288406v1 Scaffold_1555, whole genome shotgun sequence DNA window TTTAACTGTTATGGTCTATTAATAGTTAGTACTAGCTGTCATGGATGTTAGAAGAAGAATACCTGTTAAACCTCAAGATGTTAAAAATGATCCGGGATAAATTTGTGAAATCGAAACTGACCAATATCATAGAGTTGCACTAGATAGTGATGCTGCCCAGGATATGGAAATACACGATGAATCAGAAGACAACAAATCAAGAAAAGGAGCAAATAGTGATTTGTCAAAATAATTCCAAGTGGTACAAACAAAATCCCGGATTTTCTTCTAGTTTATCTATCAGTATTGCAATCAagtttttatgaatttatttttgaactacTCGTTGCTATCCAGTTCTCattgaaagtgaaagttcttaagccaaaTCATAACAATTGTAATAACCGGCTTGGATACGGAATTGTTATAACAAATTATTATGGTTAGGCATGGTGAAATGGCTtggaacaaagaaaacaaactttgcGGCTGGTTTGATGCTCCCTCGAGTAAAAAAGGGATTCAGGAAGCACATGCTGCTGATCAGACTTAGAAGAGAAAAGGCAACCAATTTGATACTGCTCATACATCAGTTTTGACTAGAgttcaacataccttgaaagtcATTCTTGAATAAATTGAGCAGTCTAGCCTTCCCGTTGAGAAGACTTGGTGACTAAGAGGTATTGTCATACATTTGGATAAACTGTCTAATGAAGCTATTATGGGAATAAACTTGCCAAATAGAATACCTTTTGTTTATGAACTTGATGACAATTTGAAACCGATCAAATGTATGCAATTCCTTTGCGATTAAGAAACTGTGTACAAAGCTATGGAAGATGTTACTAATAAAGGAAAACCCAAATGAGCAAGAATCATACAAATCTTTTAACTGTTATGGTCTATTAATAGTTAGTACTAGCTGTCATGGATGTTAGAAGAAGAATACCTGTTAAACCTCAAGATGTTAAAAATGATCCTGGACAAATTTGTGAAATCGAAACTGACCAAGATGATAGTGATGCTGCCCAGGATGTGGAAATACACGATGAATCAGAAGACGACAAATCAAGAAAAGGGGCAAATTGTGATCTGTCAAAACAATTCCAAGTGGTACAAACAAAATCCCGGATTTTCTTCTAGTTTATCTATCAGTATTGCAATCAagtttttatgaatttatttttcaactacTCGTTGCTATTCTGTTCTCGttgaaagtgaaagttcttaagccaaaTCATAACAATTGTAATAACCGGCTTGGATACggaattgttataaaaaattattatggttAGGCATGGTGAAACAGCTtggaacaaagaaaacaaactttgcGGCTGGTTTAATGCTCCCTCGAGTAAAAAAGGGATTCAGGAAGCCCTTGCTGCTGATCAGACTTTGAAGAGAAAAGGCTACCAATTTGATACTGCTCATACATCAGTTTTGACTAGAgttcaacataccttgaaagtcattcttgaagaaattgAGCAGTCTAGCCTTCCCGTTGAGAAGACTTTGCGACTAAGAGGTATTGTCAAACATTTGGATAAACTGTCTGATGAAGCTACTATGGGAATAAACTTGCCAAATAGAATAACTTTCGTTTATGAACTTGATGACAATTTGAAACCGATTAAATGT harbors:
- the LOC136042593 gene encoding 2,3-bisphosphoglycerate-dependent phosphoglycerate mutase-like, which translates into the protein MVRHGETAWNKENKLCGWFNAPSSKKGIQEALAADQTLKRKGYQFDTAHTSVLTRVQHTLKVILEEIEQSSLPVEKTLRLRGIVKHLDKLSDEATMGINLPNRITFVYELDDNLKPIKCMQFLGD